In Fimbriimonadaceae bacterium, the genomic window GACGGCGAGATCAAAGCACTCATCTCGATCTGCTTCAATCCGCTCGTCTCGCTTCCGGACTCGAACTTTACGCGCGAGGCGCTGGCCCGTCTGGAACACTACACCGCGATTGACTTCTTTCTCAACGAGACCGCTCATCATGCTGACATCGTGCTGGCCGGCTCGCTCCATGAGGAAGAGGAAGGCACCAGCACTAGCGCCGAGGGCAGGGTAATCCGTATTCGGAAGGCGGTTGATCCGCCGGGTGAAGCTCGAGCCGACACGTCGATCTTGCTGGACCTTGCCCGTCGCCTGGGCAGGGGAAAGTACTTCGACCACTTCACGTCATCTCGAGCGATCTTCGATGAGCTTCGGGTTGCCTCGAAGGGAGGCACTGCCGATTACTTCGGCATCACGTATGAGAGGATCGAGGAGGAGATGGGAGTGTTTTGGCCGTGCCCGGAGATTGGCCATCCTGGGACGCCCCGGCTCTTTGAGGACCTAAAGTTCCATACCCCTGACGGCAAGGCGCATTTCCATCCCACGCCCCATCGGCCAAGCGCAGAAGAGCCTGACGAGGAGTATCCGGTGATTCTCACAACCGGTCGCGTCGTCACCCAGTACCTTAGCGGTACGCAAACCCGGCGAATCGGGGGCCTGATGGATCTCTGCCCAGATCCGTACGTCGAGATCCATCCTACGTTGGCGGCCAAGCACGGCATCGAGGATGGCGCATGGATGAGAGTCGAGAGTCGCCGCGGCTCGGTCGTCTTGAAGGCTAAGGTCGTGACTACGATTCGACCGGACACGGTCTTCATTCCGTATCACTGGCCCGGCAACCGGGCAGCCAATAACCTCACGCAGCGGGCGCTGGATCCGCTTAGCAAGATTCCGGAATTCAAGAAGTCGGTCGTCAAGATCGCGCCGGCCGAGGGGCCGGCATGAGCGAGCGTCAATTCTATATCGATCCCAGCCGTTGCATCGGCTGCAACGCCTGCGTGGCCGCCTGCGCGGAATGCGACACCCACGCGGGCGTTTCGATGATCCATCTTGAGACCATTCAGCGCGGCGACAGCGTGCAAACCACGCCCGTCATCTGCATGCATTGCGAGGAACCGGCCTGCGCAATGGTATGTCCAGCGGATGCAATCAAACGCACGGCGGACGGCGTGGTTCAAAGCTCTCTGAAACCCCGCTGCATCGGCTGCACCAACTGCGTGTTCGCCTGTCCATTCGGCGTGCCGAAGTACGACGCCCAAATTGACCAGATGATGAAGTGCGACATGTGCTACGACCGAACCTCGGTCGGCAAGAAGCCGATGTGCGCTACCGTATGCCCCTCCCAGGCGCTCATGTACGGAACCCCGGAGGAAATCGCCGCGCAGCGACACGGTACGCCGGTGAACGAGTTTGTCTTCGGATCGCGAAAGATCCGAACGAAGGTCAGCCTCATGATGCCGCCCGGCTCCAAGCAGTTGGAGGTCAAGGTCGGCACCGTGATCCGCAAGAGCGACTTGCTCGAAACTTCGAGGATAGGATAATGGATGAACACCTTCGCCAGGATTTCCCGATCGACTGGGAGGATGACGGATACGTTTCGCGACGTGAATTCTTCAAATTCATGACGGTTGCCAGCGGCGGCTTGGCTTTGGGCTCGATCGGACTCGCGGCCTGGTCACGCACGCTACGCGACCACCGAACGTTCGAGCCGAAGCTGGTTGGCACGCTGCAGTCGATCGCACCTGGTTCAGCGCTGCCGTTCACCTATCCGCGCGACACGGATATCTGCCTTTTGATCAGGCGTCCGGACGGGGAGATTGCCGCATTCTCCCGTCGATGCACGCACCTTTCCTGCCCAGTCGACTATCAGCCGTTGAAGGGACGGCTCTATTGCCCGTGCCACAACGGCGCGTTCTCGGCTGAGGACGGCAGCGTTATCCAGGGGCCGCCACCCCATCCGTTGCCTCAGATCATGATCGAAAACCGGGATGGCGAGCTGTGGGCGGTAGGGGTACGGTCGTGAAACCGGACCTTCTGATCAAACGCCAGCGCGCGACCGTGTTTGTCGCGCTCCTCCTGTTTAACTTGGTGCTTATCCTCCTGCAACT contains:
- the aioB gene encoding Arsenite oxidase subunit AioB, producing the protein MDEHLRQDFPIDWEDDGYVSRREFFKFMTVASGGLALGSIGLAAWSRTLRDHRTFEPKLVGTLQSIAPGSALPFTYPRDTDICLLIRRPDGEIAAFSRRCTHLSCPVDYQPLKGRLYCPCHNGAFSAEDGSVIQGPPPHPLPQIMIENRDGELWAVGVRS